The Lactuca sativa cultivar Salinas chromosome 2, Lsat_Salinas_v11, whole genome shotgun sequence genome includes a window with the following:
- the LOC111899299 gene encoding uncharacterized protein LOC111899299 has translation MSDGEDGAQPPPVRVKEIGSTTVRCPMLTPTNYTVWSLRMKVVLRIHKAWTVIDPGTDKNDEKDYLAIGLLYQAIPEDSIMQIGDVESAKGLWEAIRERYVGVDRVREARLQTLNAEFDRLKMQESETIDSYAGKLSGIASKSAALGETIDESKLVKKFLKTLPRSKFIQIVASLEQVLDLKSVGFEDVVGRLKAYEERIKEEEDDGGGQARVMLTKSISSGYCGSSGHQRDGKRKGNWKGNDGSSGFNQGTGLNGGSSGSSPNGFTTKQAQGGEPNSNSDLSQSNSNNCKNCNCCCDKNWKK, from the coding sequence ATGTCGGATGGTGAAGATGGTGCACAGCCTCCTCCGGTGAGAGTGAAGGAGATTGGGTCAACCACTGTAAGGTGTCCGATGCTCACACCAACAAATTACACTGTCTGGTCCCTACGTATGAAGGTGGTGCTTAGAATTCACAAGGCTTGGACAGTGATCGATCCAGGAACAGACAAGAACGATGAGAAAGATTACCTTGCAATAGGATTGTTGTATCAGGCAATTCCGGAGGATTCAATCATGCAAATCGGAGATGTGGAATCAGCTAAGGGACTCTGGGAAGCGATTAGGGAGAGATATGTAGGTGTTGATCGTGTTAGAGAAGCTCGATTGCAAACCCTAAACGCTGAATTTGATCGATTGAAGATGCAGGAGTCTGAAACAATTGATAGCTATGCTGGAAAGCTATCTGGAATCGCGTCCAAATCAGCAGCCCTTGGAGAAACCATTGATGAATCGAAGTTGGTAAAGAAGTTCCTCAAAACTCTGCCCCGATCGAAGTTCATCCAGATCGTTGCCTCCCTTGAACAGGTGTTGGACTTGAAATCTGTTGGCTTTGAAGATGTAGTGGGAAGACTCAAGGCGTATGAAGAAAGAATAAAAGAAGAAGAGGATGACGGAGGAGGTCAGGCGAGAGTGATGCTCACTAAATCAATATCGTCTGGCTATTGTGGATCATCGGGGCATCAGCGAGATGGAAAAAGAAAAGGGAACTGGAAAGGGAATGATGGGTCGAGTGGGTTTAACCAGGGAACCGGATTAAATGGTGGGTCAAGTGGATCAAGTCCAAATGGGTTTACAACAAAACAGGCCCAAGGTGGGGAGCCCAATTCTAATTCCGATTTATCACAATCTAATTCCAACAATTGCAAAAATTGTAATTGTTGTTGTGacaaaaattggaaaaaatag